One genomic window of Etheostoma spectabile isolate EspeVRDwgs_2016 chromosome 7, UIUC_Espe_1.0, whole genome shotgun sequence includes the following:
- the atf7a gene encoding cyclic AMP-dependent transcription factor ATF-7a isoform X2 has product MGDDRPFVCSAPGCGQRFTNEDHLAVHKHKHEMTLKFGPARTDSVIIADQTPTPTRFLKNCEEVGLFNELASSFEQDDDDKRAKNSHPPPNSVAVDMSVQASSDVKVKEEEPLEVDSSPPSSPESFSDDSENSIEPLFKGKDTPPRSSAPTPTIVRPGSLPLHLGFDALQPTMPSPTSVITQTPPSNRTLCSPTSHYPMMMLPSGQAVPVLPGPVHMPSVINLARPMCMVPNIPGIPGPPLGGSSSGSNSPSGYSIHSEAKMRLKAALSQQSPSGYSMGVMSMGGSPMVPQRAEQSQLLVQHPDAPSPAQPQVSPAQPTGGRRRRTAEDDPDERRQRFLERNRAAASRCRQKRKLWVSSLEKKAEELCNLNVSLSNEVSLLRNEVAHLKQLLLAHKDCPVTTLQKKTAYLAAEESMKDTSQPSGSPAPVIQHSSLAHSPSAGHNGLSSRAAAEAMAMSVLAGMGQHQRAESGSSHIIMAAQSQSAAR; this is encoded by the exons ATGGGGGACGACCGACCTTTTGTGTGCAGTGCTCCTGGCTGTGGACAG AGGTTTACCAATGAGGACCACTTGgctgtacacaaacacaagcatgaGATGACACTGAAATTTGGACCAGCAAGGACAGACTCTGTCATCATCGCAG ACCAGACACCTACTCCCACCCGCTTCCTAAAGAACTGCGAGGAGGTTGGTCTGTTCAATGAGCTGGCCAGCTCCTTTGAACAAGACGATGATGACAAGAGAGCCAAAAACTCT CACCCTCCTCCCAACTCTGTGGCTGTGGACATGAGCGTGCAGGCGTCATCAGATGTGAAGGTGAAAGAAGAGGAACCTTTAGAGGTTGACTCCTCGCCACCAAGCAGCCCTGAATCTTTCTCTGACGATTCAGAAAACAGCATCGAGCCTCTTTTTAAAGGAAAG GACACACCACCCAGGAGTTCAGCCCCCACCCCGACTATTGTGCGTCCAGGTTCCCTCCCACTACACTTGGGCTTTGATGCCCTTCAGCCCACCATGCCGTCGCCCACCTCTGTCATCACACAGACACCACCTTCCAATCGTACTCTGTG TTCGCCAACCAGCCACTACCCCATGATGATGCTTCCCTCTGGTCAGGCAGTGCCTGTGCTCCCTGGTCCAGTACATATGCCCTCTGTCATCAAT CTGGCCCGACCCATGTGCATGGTACCCAACATTCCTGGGATCCCCGGGCCTcctctgggaggcagcagcagcggctctAACTCCCCCTCTGGCTACAGCATCCACTCAGAGGCTAAGATG CGTTTGAAGGCTGCCCTCTCCCAGCAGAGCCCGTCAGGATACAGTATGGGGGTCATGTCCATGGGCGGCAGCCCCATGGTACCTCAGAGGGCAGAGCAGAGCCAGCTGCTTGTTCAACATCCAGACGCTCCATCACCTGCACAACCTCAG GTATCTCCAGCACAGCCTACAGGTGGGCGTCGGCGGCGGACGGCAGAAGATGACCCAGATGAGCGAAGGCAGCGCTTCCTTGAGAGGAATCGGGCCGCTGCATCGCGCTGCAGACAGAAACGCAAACTGTGGGTCAGCTCCCTAGAGAAGAAGGCTGAGGAGCTCTGCAACCTGAACGTCTCACTGTCT AATGAAGTGTCTCTGTTGCGGAACGAGGTGGCTCATTTAAAGCAGCTGCTGCTGGCCCACAAGGACTGTCCCGTGACCACCCTACAGAAGAAGACTGCCTACTTAG CTGCAGAAGAGAGCATGAAAGACACCTCACAGCCTTCAGGTTCCCCTGCCCCGGTGATCCAGCACAGCTCTTTGGCGCACAGCCCCTCTGCAGGGCATAATGGCCTGAGCTCAAGGGCAGCAGCTGAGGCCATGGCTATGTCCGTGCTGGCAGGAATGGGCCAGCATCAGAGGGCTGAGAGTGGATCCTCTCACATCATAATGGCTGCACAGTCTCAATCTGCTGCCAGATGA
- the atf7a gene encoding cyclic AMP-dependent transcription factor ATF-7a isoform X1 translates to MFSSSPLTQLHCKLFAKMGDDRPFVCSAPGCGQRFTNEDHLAVHKHKHEMTLKFGPARTDSVIIADQTPTPTRFLKNCEEVGLFNELASSFEQDDDDKRAKNSHPPPNSVAVDMSVQASSDVKVKEEEPLEVDSSPPSSPESFSDDSENSIEPLFKGKDTPPRSSAPTPTIVRPGSLPLHLGFDALQPTMPSPTSVITQTPPSNRTLCSPTSHYPMMMLPSGQAVPVLPGPVHMPSVINLARPMCMVPNIPGIPGPPLGGSSSGSNSPSGYSIHSEAKMRLKAALSQQSPSGYSMGVMSMGGSPMVPQRAEQSQLLVQHPDAPSPAQPQVSPAQPTGGRRRRTAEDDPDERRQRFLERNRAAASRCRQKRKLWVSSLEKKAEELCNLNVSLSNEVSLLRNEVAHLKQLLLAHKDCPVTTLQKKTAYLAAEESMKDTSQPSGSPAPVIQHSSLAHSPSAGHNGLSSRAAAEAMAMSVLAGMGQHQRAESGSSHIIMAAQSQSAAR, encoded by the exons AtgttctcctcttctcctctcacGCAGTTACATTGCAAGCTCTTTGCAAAAATGGGGGACGACCGACCTTTTGTGTGCAGTGCTCCTGGCTGTGGACAG AGGTTTACCAATGAGGACCACTTGgctgtacacaaacacaagcatgaGATGACACTGAAATTTGGACCAGCAAGGACAGACTCTGTCATCATCGCAG ACCAGACACCTACTCCCACCCGCTTCCTAAAGAACTGCGAGGAGGTTGGTCTGTTCAATGAGCTGGCCAGCTCCTTTGAACAAGACGATGATGACAAGAGAGCCAAAAACTCT CACCCTCCTCCCAACTCTGTGGCTGTGGACATGAGCGTGCAGGCGTCATCAGATGTGAAGGTGAAAGAAGAGGAACCTTTAGAGGTTGACTCCTCGCCACCAAGCAGCCCTGAATCTTTCTCTGACGATTCAGAAAACAGCATCGAGCCTCTTTTTAAAGGAAAG GACACACCACCCAGGAGTTCAGCCCCCACCCCGACTATTGTGCGTCCAGGTTCCCTCCCACTACACTTGGGCTTTGATGCCCTTCAGCCCACCATGCCGTCGCCCACCTCTGTCATCACACAGACACCACCTTCCAATCGTACTCTGTG TTCGCCAACCAGCCACTACCCCATGATGATGCTTCCCTCTGGTCAGGCAGTGCCTGTGCTCCCTGGTCCAGTACATATGCCCTCTGTCATCAAT CTGGCCCGACCCATGTGCATGGTACCCAACATTCCTGGGATCCCCGGGCCTcctctgggaggcagcagcagcggctctAACTCCCCCTCTGGCTACAGCATCCACTCAGAGGCTAAGATG CGTTTGAAGGCTGCCCTCTCCCAGCAGAGCCCGTCAGGATACAGTATGGGGGTCATGTCCATGGGCGGCAGCCCCATGGTACCTCAGAGGGCAGAGCAGAGCCAGCTGCTTGTTCAACATCCAGACGCTCCATCACCTGCACAACCTCAG GTATCTCCAGCACAGCCTACAGGTGGGCGTCGGCGGCGGACGGCAGAAGATGACCCAGATGAGCGAAGGCAGCGCTTCCTTGAGAGGAATCGGGCCGCTGCATCGCGCTGCAGACAGAAACGCAAACTGTGGGTCAGCTCCCTAGAGAAGAAGGCTGAGGAGCTCTGCAACCTGAACGTCTCACTGTCT AATGAAGTGTCTCTGTTGCGGAACGAGGTGGCTCATTTAAAGCAGCTGCTGCTGGCCCACAAGGACTGTCCCGTGACCACCCTACAGAAGAAGACTGCCTACTTAG CTGCAGAAGAGAGCATGAAAGACACCTCACAGCCTTCAGGTTCCCCTGCCCCGGTGATCCAGCACAGCTCTTTGGCGCACAGCCCCTCTGCAGGGCATAATGGCCTGAGCTCAAGGGCAGCAGCTGAGGCCATGGCTATGTCCGTGCTGGCAGGAATGGGCCAGCATCAGAGGGCTGAGAGTGGATCCTCTCACATCATAATGGCTGCACAGTCTCAATCTGCTGCCAGATGA